From Halorubrum salinarum, the proteins below share one genomic window:
- a CDS encoding transcription factor, which translates to MAFEDLLNDPVIQKYLHELVGPTGMPVAAAPPDGEVTDEELAEELGLELNDVRRALFILYENDLATYRRVRDEDSGWLTYLWTFHYDNIPENLQEEMYRLLEALEEREEYERTHEFYLCEVCSIRFEFGEAMDFGFECPECGSPLDAMDNDRLRDAMDQRISALRDELNVDVTG; encoded by the coding sequence ATGGCTTTTGAGGATCTACTGAACGACCCCGTCATCCAGAAGTACCTCCACGAGCTGGTGGGGCCGACGGGGATGCCGGTCGCGGCCGCGCCGCCCGACGGCGAGGTCACCGACGAGGAGCTGGCCGAGGAGCTCGGCTTAGAGCTCAACGACGTGCGGCGCGCGCTGTTCATCCTATACGAGAACGACCTGGCGACGTACCGCCGCGTCCGCGACGAGGACTCCGGGTGGCTCACGTACCTGTGGACGTTCCACTACGACAACATCCCGGAGAACCTCCAGGAGGAGATGTACCGGCTGCTCGAGGCCTTAGAGGAGCGCGAGGAGTACGAGCGCACCCACGAGTTCTACCTCTGTGAGGTGTGTTCGATCCGCTTCGAGTTCGGCGAGGCGATGGACTTCGGCTTCGAGTGCCCCGAGTGCGGCTCCCCCCTCGACGCGATGGACAACGACCGGCTCCGCGACGCGATGGACCAGCGCATCTCGGCGCTTCGCGACGAGCTCAACGTGGACGTGACCGGCTGA
- a CDS encoding ATPase domain-containing protein: MPSPLSERASTGVAGLDEVLSGGLIPARSYMVRGQAGSGKTILSFHFLQAGIDEGETALFINLEEDLRDLKANAAALGFDTDAIDFLDLSPSADAFVEDESYEVFAPSEVEREPLTDRIVEGVSEVDPDRVVVDPLTQLRFLLSDDYQFRKQVVGFMRFLKDRDATVLFTVQNTDSLPTDDLEFITDGTIRLDAAQYGKTVRVPKFRGSSTQSGDHAYRVTDSGIEVYPALQPGSNRAGDAEFEQISSGIPEVDELLHGGIERGTVSIVSGPTGVGKTTLSTQFMKEAAGRGERSVIYLFEESRRTFLARSRAVNIPVDEMLEKGTLEVVEVEALERSPQEFARMVRDEVKGEGADIVMVDGISGYRLTLRGEEEQMLQQMHALGRYLKNAGVTGVFVDETRNVTGEFRATMENVSYLADNIVFLRHLEVGGELRKAIGVLKKRTSDFERTIREFRITEHGITVGEPMSGLRGILSGTPEVVEEDLRRSDRDDRDDRDDRDDRDDRDDRDDRDDCDE, from the coding sequence ATGCCATCACCGCTATCCGAGCGAGCGTCGACGGGGGTCGCCGGGCTCGACGAGGTGCTGTCCGGGGGGCTCATCCCCGCGCGGAGCTACATGGTCCGCGGGCAGGCGGGGAGCGGGAAGACGATCCTGAGCTTCCACTTCCTTCAGGCCGGAATCGACGAGGGCGAGACGGCGCTTTTCATCAACCTCGAAGAGGACCTCCGCGACCTGAAGGCGAACGCGGCGGCGCTCGGGTTCGACACCGACGCGATCGACTTCCTCGACCTGAGTCCCAGCGCGGACGCCTTCGTCGAGGACGAGTCGTACGAGGTGTTCGCGCCCTCGGAGGTCGAGCGCGAGCCCCTGACCGACCGGATCGTCGAGGGGGTCTCCGAGGTCGACCCGGACCGCGTCGTCGTCGACCCGCTGACCCAGCTCCGCTTCCTGCTGTCCGACGACTACCAGTTCCGGAAGCAGGTGGTCGGATTCATGCGGTTCCTGAAAGACCGGGACGCGACGGTGCTGTTCACCGTCCAGAACACCGACTCGCTGCCGACGGACGACCTGGAATTCATCACCGACGGGACGATCCGACTCGACGCGGCGCAGTACGGCAAGACGGTCCGCGTGCCGAAGTTCCGCGGGTCGTCGACGCAGAGCGGCGATCACGCCTACCGGGTCACCGACTCCGGGATTGAGGTGTACCCCGCGCTCCAGCCCGGGTCGAACCGCGCCGGCGACGCCGAGTTCGAACAGATCTCCTCGGGCATCCCTGAGGTCGACGAGCTGCTCCACGGCGGGATCGAGCGCGGCACCGTCAGCATCGTGAGCGGGCCGACCGGCGTGGGGAAGACCACCCTCAGCACGCAGTTCATGAAGGAGGCCGCGGGCCGGGGCGAACGGTCCGTCATCTACCTGTTCGAGGAGTCCAGACGGACGTTCCTCGCGCGGTCGCGGGCGGTCAACATCCCGGTCGACGAGATGCTGGAGAAGGGGACCCTCGAAGTGGTCGAGGTGGAGGCGTTAGAGCGGTCGCCACAGGAGTTCGCGCGGATGGTCCGCGACGAGGTCAAGGGCGAGGGCGCCGACATCGTGATGGTCGACGGCATCTCCGGCTACCGGCTGACGCTCCGCGGCGAGGAGGAGCAGATGCTCCAGCAGATGCACGCGCTCGGCCGCTACCTCAAGAACGCGGGCGTGACGGGCGTCTTCGTCGACGAGACGCGGAACGTCACGGGAGAGTTCCGGGCGACGATGGAGAACGTCAGCTACCTCGCCGACAACATCGTCTTCCTCCGCCACCTCGAGGTCGGCGGCGAGCTCCGGAAGGCGATCGGGGTCCTGAAAAAGCGGACCAGCGACTTCGAGCGGACGATCCGCGAGTTCCGCATCACCGAACACGGGATCACCGTCGGCGAGCCGATGTCCGGGCTCCGCGGCATCCTGAGCGGCACCCCGGAGGTCGTCGAGGAAGATCTGCGACGGTCGGACCGCGACGACCGCGACGACCGCGACGACCGCGACGACCGCGACGACCGCGACGACCGCGACGACCGCGACGACTGCGACGAGTAG
- a CDS encoding DUF47 domain-containing protein yields the protein MSTEADFGERLETQTAAYLDRIDDCVVLLPRVLDEYADEGAYRDTVDEIAAVESECDDLVREVRALITDAGPDDIGLLNTRINFNESALLDFYNELDVVANHTERIAQEVAMMRPDASVEPFADMREMADRIAEMVAVLGDVVEGFVRGLTRADGTETLADGIEAIRGLESECDDLRNDAIETAFADETIDQPLVYRELAILLDELANAVEDLTDRIVVIASKEPGIVAESAPDADGD from the coding sequence ATGTCCACCGAGGCCGACTTCGGGGAGCGGTTGGAGACCCAGACCGCGGCGTACCTCGACCGGATCGACGACTGCGTCGTCCTCCTGCCGCGCGTCCTCGACGAGTACGCCGACGAGGGTGCCTACCGGGACACTGTCGACGAGATAGCCGCCGTCGAAAGCGAGTGCGACGACCTCGTCCGCGAGGTTCGGGCGCTCATCACTGATGCGGGGCCGGACGACATCGGACTGTTGAACACGCGGATCAACTTCAACGAGTCCGCCCTGCTCGACTTCTACAACGAGCTGGACGTGGTCGCGAACCACACCGAACGGATCGCTCAGGAGGTGGCGATGATGCGCCCCGACGCGAGCGTCGAGCCGTTCGCCGACATGCGCGAGATGGCGGACCGGATCGCCGAGATGGTCGCGGTCCTCGGCGACGTGGTCGAGGGGTTCGTCAGGGGGCTCACGCGCGCCGACGGAACGGAGACGTTGGCCGATGGAATCGAGGCGATCCGCGGCCTAGAAAGCGAGTGCGACGACCTCCGTAACGACGCGATCGAGACCGCGTTCGCCGACGAGACGATCGATCAGCCCCTCGTCTACCGCGAGCTCGCGATCCTGCTGGACGAGCTCGCCAACGCCGTCGAGGACCTCACCGATCGGATCGTCGTTATCGCGAGCAAGGAGCCGGGAATCGTGGCCGAGTCGGCGCCGGACGCGGACGGAGACTGA
- a CDS encoding PAS domain-containing protein: MDSDSDPSADRVGGDESGEREVPLTTENEPPLASAGDDATVLLLMDDDRDRDLLAEALGDRYRVRTESDPAALDAAFDCCLLDAGAFEAVGDELDARRERADPTFLPFVLLVSEESRGRPTERTWGRVDDVIELPVGRRALLTRVSNLIERRLTSLRLRRTVADLRLKERAMDEASVGITLAPAEGDDNPLVYINEGFETLTGYGEERLGEDCRFLQGPDTSDETRAEIRAGLDEERSIDVDILNYRANGQKFWNRLQIEPLRNEAGETTHFVGFQTDITERKIRERRLEVMARVLNHNLRNKMNLITGYTDLLRDDPDEESRRRSIDVITETATDLTGIAEAVQTVDETVSASALDAPIDLRDELVEIRNRIHSRYPDAEVTLSFPDDDPIEVAVVGLAVAVAEAVENAVKHNDAQSPSVEVRVERRPEGWVTVEVDDDGPGIPDHETQVLEAGETSLTHADRLGIWLMYWVVAKAGGEFDVDTDEGGTTIRLEVPARP, translated from the coding sequence ATGGACTCGGACTCGGACCCCTCGGCCGACCGCGTCGGCGGCGACGAGTCCGGCGAGCGCGAGGTGCCGCTGACCACCGAGAACGAGCCCCCACTGGCCTCCGCGGGCGACGACGCGACCGTCCTCCTGTTGATGGACGACGACCGCGACCGCGACCTGCTCGCCGAGGCGCTCGGCGACCGCTATCGGGTCCGGACCGAGTCAGACCCCGCCGCGCTCGACGCCGCGTTCGACTGCTGTCTCCTCGACGCGGGCGCGTTCGAGGCCGTCGGCGACGAGCTCGACGCCCGCCGCGAGCGCGCCGACCCGACGTTTCTCCCGTTCGTGCTGTTGGTGAGCGAGGAGTCGCGGGGGCGGCCGACCGAGCGCACGTGGGGGCGCGTCGACGACGTCATCGAGCTGCCGGTCGGCCGCCGGGCCCTGCTCACCCGTGTCTCGAACCTGATCGAGCGCCGGCTGACCTCGCTCCGCCTCAGGCGGACCGTCGCGGACCTGCGGCTCAAGGAGCGGGCGATGGACGAGGCGTCCGTCGGGATCACCCTCGCGCCTGCGGAGGGCGACGACAACCCCCTCGTGTACATCAACGAGGGGTTCGAGACGCTGACCGGCTACGGCGAGGAGCGCCTGGGCGAGGACTGCCGGTTCCTCCAGGGCCCCGACACCTCGGACGAGACGCGCGCGGAGATCCGGGCGGGCCTCGACGAGGAGCGGTCGATCGACGTGGACATCCTCAACTACCGGGCGAACGGGCAGAAGTTCTGGAACCGGCTCCAGATCGAGCCCCTGCGGAACGAGGCGGGCGAGACCACGCACTTCGTCGGGTTCCAGACGGACATCACCGAGCGGAAGATCCGCGAGCGGCGGCTGGAGGTGATGGCCCGGGTGCTCAACCACAACCTCCGGAACAAGATGAACCTCATCACGGGGTACACGGACCTGCTGCGAGACGACCCCGACGAGGAGTCGCGCCGCCGCTCGATCGACGTCATCACCGAGACGGCCACGGACCTCACGGGGATCGCAGAGGCGGTTCAGACGGTCGACGAGACGGTCTCGGCCTCCGCGCTCGACGCGCCGATCGACCTCCGCGACGAGCTGGTCGAGATCCGGAACCGGATCCACAGCCGCTACCCGGACGCCGAGGTGACGCTGTCGTTCCCGGACGACGACCCGATCGAGGTGGCGGTCGTCGGCCTCGCCGTCGCCGTCGCGGAGGCGGTCGAGAACGCGGTGAAGCACAACGACGCGCAGTCGCCGTCGGTCGAGGTGCGCGTCGAGCGGCGCCCCGAGGGGTGGGTCACCGTCGAGGTCGACGACGACGGCCCCGGGATCCCGGACCACGAGACGCAGGTGTTGGAGGCGGGCGAGACCTCGCTGACCCACGCCGATCGCCTCGGCATCTGGCTCATGTACTGGGTCGTGGCGAAGGCGGGCGGCGAGTTCGACGTCGACACCGACGAGGGCGGGACGACGATCCGATTGGAGGTCCCGGCGCGGCCCTGA
- a CDS encoding phosphoribosylaminoimidazolesuccinocarboxamide synthase: MTSVKEFRVDEPATADGLGRGRFVFTDAYSVFDWGQMPDAIPNKGASLCAMGAFNFELLEREGVPTHYRGVADPDSGEVVPLDEAAAPPTEMAIDLTQVPDLPYEGPHAGYDYDAFHAAGGENYLVPLEVVFRNRVPVGSSLRRRREPADFGLDDLAGADGEWPDEPVDLPEPVVEFSTKYEQQDRYLTRAEADEVAGVADVDALESLARDVNRVVTDRAEAAGFVHEDGKIECLYVDGELRVADVVGTFDENRFSYGGRGISKEVVRQWYKANDPDWVAAVKEAKESVAGRETDDWRELCDESPDPLPPAVVEAVSDLYAAGTNAYTGREWFDAPVVEAALDAAEGL; encoded by the coding sequence ATGACGAGCGTCAAGGAGTTCCGCGTCGACGAGCCGGCGACCGCCGACGGGCTCGGCCGGGGTCGGTTCGTCTTCACGGACGCCTACTCGGTGTTCGACTGGGGGCAGATGCCCGACGCGATCCCGAACAAGGGCGCGAGCCTCTGCGCGATGGGCGCGTTCAACTTCGAACTGCTGGAGCGCGAGGGGGTCCCGACCCACTACCGAGGGGTCGCGGACCCCGACTCCGGCGAGGTCGTCCCGCTCGACGAGGCGGCCGCCCCGCCGACGGAGATGGCCATCGACCTGACGCAGGTACCCGACCTCCCGTACGAGGGGCCCCACGCCGGCTACGACTACGACGCCTTCCACGCCGCGGGCGGGGAGAACTACCTCGTTCCCTTGGAGGTCGTCTTCCGCAACCGCGTCCCGGTCGGGTCCAGCCTGCGGCGCCGCAGAGAGCCCGCCGACTTCGGGCTCGACGACCTCGCCGGCGCCGACGGCGAGTGGCCCGACGAGCCGGTCGACCTCCCCGAGCCGGTCGTGGAGTTCTCGACGAAGTACGAGCAGCAGGACCGCTACCTGACCCGCGCGGAGGCCGACGAGGTCGCGGGCGTCGCCGACGTCGACGCCCTCGAATCGCTCGCGCGCGACGTGAACCGCGTCGTCACCGACCGCGCCGAGGCGGCGGGCTTCGTCCACGAGGACGGCAAGATCGAGTGCCTCTACGTCGACGGTGAGCTCCGCGTCGCCGACGTGGTCGGCACCTTCGACGAGAACCGGTTCTCCTACGGCGGCCGCGGCATCTCGAAGGAGGTCGTCCGCCAGTGGTACAAGGCGAACGACCCCGACTGGGTCGCGGCCGTGAAGGAAGCGAAGGAGTCGGTCGCGGGCCGCGAGACGGACGACTGGCGCGAGCTCTGCGACGAGTCTCCCGACCCACTCCCTCCCGCGGTTGTCGAGGCGGTCTCCGACCTGTACGCGGCCGGGACGAACGCCTACACCGGCCGCGAGTGGTTCGACGCGCCCGTCGTCGAGGCCGCGCTCGACGCGGCCGAGGGCCTGTAA
- a CDS encoding tRNA (cytidine(56)-2'-O)-methyltransferase, with protein MNDAREVVVLRYGHRPGRDDRMTTHVGLTARALGADRVILPDNAGQSAETVRDITDRFGGPFAVELRDDQKAIVRDFEGVVVHLTMYGERVQDVEAAVRKAVGLDEPEVVGEASPPRDLLVVVGGEKVPWALYERADFNVGVTNQPHSEVAGLAVFLDRLFEGAELDREWADADRRVVPEATGKTVVDADGTSGTASGAEGNGSAEADEGN; from the coding sequence ATGAACGATGCGCGCGAGGTCGTCGTCCTCCGGTACGGCCACCGGCCGGGGCGCGACGACCGCATGACGACGCACGTCGGGCTCACGGCGCGGGCGCTCGGCGCCGACCGGGTGATCCTCCCCGACAACGCGGGGCAGTCCGCGGAGACGGTCCGCGACATCACCGACCGGTTCGGCGGGCCGTTCGCGGTCGAACTCCGCGACGACCAGAAGGCGATCGTCCGCGACTTCGAGGGGGTGGTCGTCCACCTGACGATGTACGGCGAGCGCGTTCAGGACGTGGAGGCGGCGGTCCGGAAGGCGGTCGGCCTCGACGAGCCAGAGGTGGTGGGGGAGGCGTCGCCGCCGCGCGACCTCCTCGTCGTCGTCGGCGGCGAGAAGGTGCCGTGGGCGCTGTACGAGCGCGCCGACTTCAACGTGGGCGTGACGAACCAGCCGCACTCCGAGGTCGCCGGGCTCGCGGTGTTCCTCGACCGCCTGTTCGAGGGCGCGGAACTCGACCGCGAGTGGGCGGACGCCGACCGCCGCGTAGTGCCGGAGGCGACGGGAAAGACGGTGGTCGACGCCGACGGGACCTCGGGGACAGCGAGCGGAGCCGAGGGCAACGGGAGCGCCGAGGCCGACGAGGGCAACTGA
- a CDS encoding DUF5803 family protein, giving the protein MNRRFALAAAAIALLAVSAGCLGYATGGGEVTNETLDAEPPREYDFDTDRDAAFELSTDARYTVVYAVGDREEIRLYEQTPYAGDQPLEFEAFRYRYPDGEVITGSEFRARGGEIERTTDETWIRFADDMSGGRVAFSGAGSPRRFTMRAYVEGSYAVTLPPGFSTEFPIVGHVSPRDHAVETVGDRDRIVWEEVSRGSIVVQSYREGDLLVFGVILLVGVVAAAAGTLYFRRQLEALRQRRRDLGLGVYDDEDDDGWL; this is encoded by the coding sequence GTGAACAGACGCTTCGCGCTCGCGGCGGCGGCGATCGCCCTCCTCGCGGTCAGCGCCGGCTGCCTCGGCTACGCGACCGGCGGCGGCGAGGTGACGAACGAGACGCTGGACGCCGAGCCGCCCCGGGAGTACGACTTCGACACGGACCGCGACGCCGCGTTCGAGCTCTCGACCGACGCGCGCTACACCGTCGTGTACGCGGTCGGCGACAGGGAGGAGATCCGGCTGTACGAGCAGACGCCGTACGCGGGCGACCAGCCGCTCGAGTTCGAGGCGTTCCGGTACCGGTACCCCGACGGCGAGGTGATCACGGGCAGCGAGTTCCGCGCCCGCGGCGGGGAGATAGAGCGGACGACCGACGAGACGTGGATCCGCTTCGCGGACGACATGAGCGGCGGCCGAGTGGCGTTCTCGGGCGCCGGATCGCCGCGCCGGTTCACCATGCGCGCGTACGTCGAGGGGTCGTACGCCGTGACGCTCCCGCCGGGCTTCAGCACCGAGTTCCCGATCGTGGGCCACGTGTCGCCGCGCGACCACGCGGTCGAGACGGTCGGCGACCGCGACCGGATCGTCTGGGAGGAGGTGTCCCGCGGCTCGATCGTCGTCCAGTCGTACCGCGAGGGCGACCTGCTGGTGTTCGGCGTCATCCTCCTCGTGGGCGTGGTCGCCGCGGCGGCGGGGACGCTCTACTTCAGGCGACAGCTGGAGGCGCTCCGCCAGCGCCGCCGCGACCTCGGCCTGGGCGTCTACGACGACGAGGACGACGACGGCTGGCTCTGA
- a CDS encoding competence/damage-inducible protein A codes for MNAAVVTVGDELLVGDTENTNATWLCDRLDARGVAVRRVTVVPDEVSEIARVVNEYHAEYDAVIVTGGLGPTHDDVTMEAVAAAFGRDLAANEEAAAWLAERGYSGGDLAAETTHLPADCRPLPNEAGVAPGAVVESVYVLPGVPGEMKAMFELVESEFAGTLTHVLTVDVEEPESELLDRFASLRERFDVRVGSYPGEVVTVKITAESEAEAERAAAWIREHADAVEERSA; via the coding sequence ATGAACGCCGCCGTCGTCACCGTCGGGGACGAACTCCTCGTCGGAGACACCGAGAACACGAACGCGACCTGGCTCTGCGACCGGCTCGACGCGCGGGGCGTCGCCGTCCGACGGGTGACCGTCGTGCCGGACGAAGTGAGCGAGATCGCGCGCGTCGTGAACGAGTACCACGCCGAGTACGACGCGGTGATCGTCACCGGCGGCCTCGGGCCGACGCACGACGACGTGACGATGGAGGCGGTCGCGGCCGCGTTCGGCCGCGACCTGGCGGCGAACGAGGAGGCGGCCGCGTGGCTCGCCGAGCGGGGGTACAGCGGCGGCGACCTCGCGGCGGAGACGACGCACCTCCCGGCCGACTGCCGCCCGCTGCCGAACGAGGCCGGGGTCGCGCCGGGCGCGGTCGTCGAGTCCGTCTACGTCCTCCCCGGCGTGCCCGGGGAGATGAAGGCGATGTTCGAACTGGTCGAATCGGAGTTCGCGGGGACGCTCACCCACGTGCTCACGGTCGACGTGGAAGAGCCGGAGAGCGAACTGCTCGACCGGTTCGCGTCGCTGCGCGAGCGGTTCGACGTGCGCGTCGGCTCCTACCCGGGCGAGGTCGTGACGGTGAAGATCACCGCCGAGAGCGAGGCGGAGGCCGAGCGCGCGGCGGCGTGGATCCGCGAGCACGCGGACGCGGTCGAGGAGCGGTCCGCCTGA
- a CDS encoding DUF2110 family protein: MVVLATKCYVEGDARDRALDGMYSLVANDVGELDVDWQVGVRDDDFVQVDVTGEDAPVARNVLAETWGEIVAHDGGLDAGEEYVGTLESWDDVGFTLDAGVDVFVPADELGLGVGSPEQVVERFGLVQHLPMRFVYGGDAGDPDAEPSRLADAERDRLYDWQRGDGRVNVNSATRGETRATVNRAGHAQDIVTVERLGLLEQSIVCAEGTDPPGLLAAIGSYLPAEMRCVV, from the coding sequence ATGGTCGTCCTCGCAACCAAGTGCTACGTCGAGGGCGACGCCCGCGACCGCGCGCTCGACGGCATGTACTCGCTCGTCGCCAACGACGTCGGCGAGCTCGACGTCGACTGGCAGGTGGGCGTGCGCGACGACGACTTCGTCCAGGTCGACGTGACCGGCGAGGACGCGCCGGTCGCGCGCAACGTCCTCGCGGAGACGTGGGGCGAGATCGTCGCCCACGACGGCGGGCTCGACGCCGGCGAGGAGTACGTCGGCACCCTCGAATCGTGGGACGACGTGGGGTTCACCCTCGACGCAGGCGTCGACGTGTTCGTGCCCGCCGACGAGCTCGGCCTCGGCGTCGGCTCGCCGGAGCAGGTCGTCGAGCGGTTCGGCCTCGTCCAGCACCTACCTATGCGGTTCGTCTACGGCGGCGACGCCGGCGACCCGGACGCGGAGCCGTCCCGGCTGGCCGACGCCGAGCGCGACCGCCTGTACGACTGGCAGCGCGGCGACGGCCGGGTGAACGTCAACTCGGCGACGCGAGGCGAGACGCGCGCGACGGTGAACCGCGCGGGCCACGCGCAGGATATCGTCACCGTCGAGCGGCTCGGACTGCTGGAACAGAGCATCGTCTGCGCCGAAGGGACCGACCCGCCGGGACTGCTCGCCGCCATCGGCTCGTACCTCCCGGCTGAGATGCGCTGTGTGGTCTAA